In Meleagris gallopavo isolate NT-WF06-2002-E0010 breed Aviagen turkey brand Nicholas breeding stock chromosome 5, Turkey_5.1, whole genome shotgun sequence, a single window of DNA contains:
- the FIBIN gene encoding fin bud initiation factor homolog, with protein sequence MPALRLLWFGCLCSLCLGYFEGPLYPEMSNGTLHHYFVPDGDYEENDDPERCQLLFRVSEQRRCGAAAAGEGLSLREELTVLGRQVEDAGRVLEGIGKSISYDLDGEESYSTYLRRESAQISDAYSSSDRSLSELEGKFRQGQEQGGREEARLGDSFLGLLLHARALLRETRAISSGLRDKHDLLALTVRSHGARLSRLKNDYLRA encoded by the coding sequence ATGCCGGCGCTGCGCCTGCTGTGGTTCGGctgcctgtgcagcctgtgcctcGGGTACTTCGAGGGTCCGCTGTACCCCGAGATGTCCAACGGCACCCTGCATCACTACTTCGTCCCCGACGGGGACTACGAGGAGAACGACGACCCCGAGCGCTGCCAGCTGCTCTTCAGGGTGAGCGAGCAGCGGCGGTGCGGCGCGGCGGCAGCGGGCGAAGGGCTGAGCCTGCGGGAGGAGCTGACGGTACTGGGCCGGCAGGTGGAGGACGCGGGTCGGGTGCTGGAGGGCATCGGCAAGAGCATCTCCTACGACCTGGACGGGGAGGAGAGCTACAGCACCTACCTGCGCCGCGAGTCCGCCCAGATCAGCGACGCCTACTCCAGTTCGGACCGCTCGCTGAGCGAGCTGGAGGGCAAATTCCGGCAGGGCCAGGAGCAGGGCGGCCGCGAGGAAGCCCGCTTGGGCGACAGcttcctggggctgctgctgcacgcCCGCGCCCTGCTCCGCGAGACCCGTGCCATCTCCAGCGGGCTGCGGGACAAGCACGACCTGCTGGCCCTCACCGTGCGCAGCCACGGCGCCCGCCTCAGCCGCCTGAAGAACGACTATCTGCGGGCCTGA